In Rhodococcus sp. OK302, one genomic interval encodes:
- a CDS encoding serine/threonine-protein kinase: MTGNAPNSPDGRSGTRFGVYELRRLLGRGGMGEVYEAYDTSKDRLVALKLLHRELAADPSFQARFRRESRLTAALNEPHVIPVHDWGEIDGVLYIDMRLVDGHTLRAELAQFGKLEPARAVDIVSQIAAGLDAAHANGLIHRDVKPDNIILTGAGFAYLVDFGIAYSHTDTKITTEGSAIGSYAYMAPERFGIQAPTAAADVYALACVLYQSLTGTTPFNTSSIEHLVNSHLNAPPPRPTLTIPALPPLFDAIIARGMAKDPAQRYATTGDLAREAQQALLTSAQSARTFGLQSTIVSPPSPTMIDQQHHGQMQHYGPPVEARKNRMPIILGAAAAALLLAAGGTTAWVMTRPGTESPIAIAPLSATTPPQPTPLEVDVKTPNLEVLPTADLQTTTSKARSTTTRPSARSGDLGLSKPMTVPSCNGSGIVVLANATDPATYANDIQRYLDMFPGSQYLRTDQSCPSLRQVSDSGTAIYAVFLPSGKSRDEICADVDDAGGDAYGKWLDKSTDPSSFITC, encoded by the coding sequence ATGACTGGAAACGCCCCGAACTCACCTGATGGGCGGTCAGGTACCCGATTCGGCGTCTACGAGTTGCGGCGACTGCTCGGTCGCGGCGGCATGGGTGAGGTCTACGAGGCGTACGACACATCGAAGGACCGCCTTGTCGCCCTCAAATTGCTCCATCGCGAACTTGCTGCCGACCCGTCCTTCCAGGCTCGCTTTCGGCGAGAATCACGCCTTACTGCGGCACTGAACGAGCCGCACGTCATTCCCGTCCATGACTGGGGTGAGATCGACGGCGTTCTGTATATCGACATGCGACTCGTGGACGGCCACACCTTGCGTGCGGAGCTGGCACAATTCGGCAAACTCGAACCGGCACGGGCCGTCGACATCGTCTCGCAGATTGCCGCAGGACTCGACGCTGCCCACGCCAACGGACTGATCCATCGCGACGTCAAACCTGACAACATCATTCTCACCGGCGCGGGGTTCGCGTACCTGGTCGACTTCGGGATCGCGTACTCCCATACCGATACCAAGATCACCACTGAGGGCAGCGCTATCGGTTCGTACGCGTACATGGCGCCGGAGCGTTTCGGAATCCAAGCTCCGACTGCCGCCGCCGACGTCTATGCCTTGGCGTGCGTTCTCTACCAATCCCTGACGGGAACAACACCTTTCAATACGTCGAGCATCGAGCATCTCGTCAATTCACACCTCAACGCACCGCCGCCGCGTCCCACGCTCACCATTCCGGCACTACCACCGCTGTTCGACGCCATCATCGCTCGCGGAATGGCCAAGGATCCCGCCCAGCGCTACGCGACGACGGGCGACCTTGCTCGCGAGGCTCAGCAGGCACTGTTGACGTCGGCACAGTCTGCTCGCACTTTCGGCCTCCAGTCGACGATCGTTTCGCCCCCGTCCCCCACCATGATCGACCAGCAACATCACGGGCAGATGCAGCACTACGGGCCTCCGGTCGAGGCGAGGAAGAACCGGATGCCGATCATTCTCGGCGCGGCAGCGGCAGCGCTCCTACTCGCGGCGGGCGGTACTACGGCCTGGGTAATGACGCGGCCCGGTACCGAATCACCAATCGCGATCGCGCCGCTATCAGCAACGACCCCACCACAGCCGACGCCGCTCGAGGTGGATGTGAAGACACCGAATCTCGAAGTCCTGCCGACGGCCGATCTGCAAACCACAACGTCCAAGGCACGAAGCACCACCACGAGGCCGAGCGCCCGATCCGGCGATCTCGGATTGAGTAAGCCGATGACGGTTCCGTCGTGCAACGGTTCCGGAATTGTCGTGCTGGCCAATGCCACTGATCCGGCAACGTATGCGAACGACATCCAACGTTATCTCGACATGTTTCCGGGTTCGCAGTACCTACGCACCGACCAGTCCTGCCCGTCGTTGCGCCAGGTTTCGGACTCGGGCACGGCAATCTACGCGGT